The following is a genomic window from Pseudophryne corroboree isolate aPseCor3 chromosome 3, aPseCor3.hap2, whole genome shotgun sequence.
aatcTGTGGAAGTAGAAGTAAGATATATCTATTGtattctatcgagagaccctgaaggtctgagaaccaatgccgtctgggccacgcgggagtgaTCAGAAtttggattcctccttcttgcttgaacttccttactactctgggcaggagtgacagcggagggaacacgtacggcagccaaaagttccacggaattaccagagcatccacgaacgctgcttgaggatcccttttcaGGAATTGGTACTACTGTATTTTGTGATTACgcacctttcccatgaagccatgctcctatatTGTTGGTGCACGCCTTAGGTGTAcattgtccctattttaaatatatgGGGATAGGGGCACCAATTCTGGCTCTATTTAGTTAATCTAGTCATGTGGTATATTCCccactcacacatatgtttttaataaatcctTTCTAATATTAGGTTATATGGTATATTTTACTTTACACCCTCTACTTATTTATGATATGACTGCCTTCTGCATAATTAAATTAGCAACTGTTTTAGACTGCGGTTGGATTAACACACATTTGCTCACCCGTGCTGCCTAACATAATCAAGGAGGTATAAATAGGACAGCCTGGAGCGACACCTCCTGACATAGGTGTAGGTTATTCTACAtggaaacgcgttgagcctataTTGGACACTATGCAATACTGGACTTGATACCACTGACCACCTTAAATCCGGACCAACTTATACCTGAGAGGAGACAATAATTGGAGTCCTAGGAGATTACAATTCCACCTGCATTAAGAATATATGGACGTATAGTTCAATATACCGGAGATTTTTTTATCCATATGTGGAATTATATTGGCATCACCTTTATAGAGGGACAAAATTTATCTAATCCTCCCACACATTATGAGGAATTTTTATTGCTTGGTACACAATATACCGGACAATAAGACATCAGAGTTTAGTGTTACTCTCCAGTAGTGTCCCTATATCAGTAgatatttatatatgtttttatatatttaaTGTATTAACACTTAGTTATATTCCAACCGTTGTCCATTCTTTTGTAAATTCATCCAGAAACTCCAAACGCCGTTTTCTCCCCAATACCAAATATATTCTGATAGGAGCCTCACACACTCCCAAAACAGCTGCTAATAGCTGCACCAAATTCAGTCTATTCTTTCGATTGGTACGGCTCTGATTATCATGCGTGTACTGGCAGTATtcacatatttatcaaggggcacagaTCATACATTCTTTAATGggtagccaagcctctgtgttggctagcctcaccccctctggagacatggtcacacccttaagcatgtgtccctaccactacattccccccgtgcccCACTCCAGCACTGCTTAAACGCATTGGTACTCTACTGATTTTCTCTCTCATTTTCATGCACAGCGATCAGTGAGTAAGATATATCTATTGTATTTCGTTTCTTTGGTACCATGAATCAGAAATCATATTAAAAATTCTCAAGTTGAAGGTTTAAATATATCATATTCTGAGCCATACTAATTTTTGTGTGTGAATATTACAGTAAAGTTGACACCTTGAAAAATACGTTGTATAAATTATTTTATTCATAGTAAGCTGATCACATTAAAGGTCATTGTACGGCATAATAGAAAGGTTTCACCGAATAAAATACAAAAACATTTATGTTCGTGTCCCACATAACTAAAAAGTTCACAAGATCTGGCACCGTTGTAGTCGTAACATTATAGTATAATAGGTGGGGAAGCATCAACATAACAGGAGAAACCTAGTAGCACAACACAATGATAACATAATTCTGCACAAAACATCTTATTAACACTTTTTTAGATTTTTGCCGTTAACCCCACCAGCTTCACCTCACTCTATCACTTTCCTCTCTCTGCTGCTCCTTGGTAACACTATTGCACAGATCAACATCTTCACCTTCAGAGTTTTCCAAGGATGACCACGGGTAACGTACAACAAAAGGGAAAAGAAAGATGCACTTGGGAACGGACCAACAGCTAGAACTCACCGTTCTAAACCATAGGAGCTCTTATAATGTAAAAAGAAGAGGACGTGCTGACTACGGAGTCATTTGTTAGTGGAGTATTCTAAACTATGATTCCTAAACTACAGCAATGCGATGTGTATAAATGTCTCTAGTTTCACATTCACTTTACAAAAGCTACCATTACTTATCACATATATATACCCCACAACGGAAACTTTCTCATTGACTGAAAATCTAAATAGTTCTTATCATTTGTTTGAATTACACAAGTCCACCAGTGAAAAAAGCATGGTCTATAACAGGAGCATCCAAACTTTTTCCTTGGACGGCCATATTTAAAAAATGCCTTTGAACAGAGGTTGAGTACTGGCCTTGAAAATGGGGAAAGCTTTGCAAAAGTCTAGAACTCTGGAATTGTTACTAGTTTTTTactgattaaaaaaacaaaacactgacatGACTGAACTTTCAGATAACCCCACCTTTACGCTGCATCAAGACCCTCCTGTAAAACATGAACAGTTGTGCCAACGTGAAGGTCAAAGTGGGGACCTTCATCCattcacaccaggccacataagATTTCCACACTCTGTGATACCTTTTGGCTGATGCAGGCCACCTAACATTCATTGTGGTCTTTTTCAACTTATCTGAATACATTTTGGATCTGAATAACCAAGCTAGATGCGGTAATGCTGATTGTAGGAATCTCCCCTGGATTAAGGGACCAGGCAATGCAAGAGCCTGCCACCTGCACAGCAGATCCAAATTCCCAGACCCTTTATGGCCAGTCTAAAGCAACAAGAATGACGTACCCTTTACCTTTTCCATGACCTTCTGCAGCATGGTAAATGAGGGGATAATCCTAAAAGACCATCACTACCACAACTAATACCAACCCTGGATCTCTTATCCTGGTACAGTAATGTCTTACTTTGAAGTTCAATGTGGACACTATCATATTAATATCTGGTTGAACCCATTTGTCCACTATCtgttggaaaacatctggatggaGTGATCATTCCCCCAAATGTTGGTTCTGTCTGCTGAGATAGTCCATTGCCCAATGCTCACCTCGGGAAAATACAAAGCGGCGAGAGACCGCACATTCCTCTCCACTCATAGGAAGATCCTTGATGTCTCTGTGGTCTGGGCAATCTTGGTATCCCCTGATGGTTCAAATATGCTATTATAATAGCAATGTCTAAATTAACTGAGACTGTCTGACCCTTTATGTAGACTTGAGGAACTGGTCTATGTAAAGGGAATTTCGGGCACTGAAGACCAGCCTAAAGTTTCAGAACATGGATATGGAGTAAGGACTCTTCGAGAAACCACCTGCCCTGAAACATGTAATGTCATTCTGACATTACAAAAGAATGACCTGTTAGGTTGCTACAACAGTGAACAGAATGAAATACATATTACAGATGAAGATGGGACCTGTATCATCTGCATCAAATCTTTATCTGTAACCTCTGAGAGTGAAATTGGGCAAAATGATTTGCCTGATAAGTGAAGACCATCTTGCCCAATGCCTTTATGCAATAAAGTACCAACACGTCTCTATTTCAGGAGCTATGTTACCATTTTTTGTAGGAAGGGAATCTTGCTTCCAGAAGGAAAAACCCTCATAAGTCTGATTTTGAACAGTTTGCCCAGGAAAATCCAGAACTAGACTTGATTATTTAATTTTAAACAATATATTACCCAACCATGGGAAACCAACTCTTCGTTCTGTTAATCTGACACGATCTAACAGAATCTCTGGAGTAACTACTTTTATTAAACCTTAGCAAGGcctccatcaccttggtaaagactctgaaTGCAGTGGCCCAAAAGACCCGTCTGGCTTCTGACCAAGGAAAAGGTTTCAATAAAATATCACATCTCTCTGCCGGCAGGTACTGGGACAATTCCTGCTGAAACTTCTAAATTGCCTCTTGTAAAGCCAGACACTTTCTTGGATCAAGTGAACTGGTAGAAGATCTATAATATAAACCTATGTAAATATCTCTTACCAAGTCTCTGAAGTGGATTCTAACCACTTGTCCATGAAACATAACAGATGAGCTTTTACCAAGGGCTTCTCCTGATGGGCTACCTTCTCACGATGTCTAATATCGGTGTGTTGGTCTGGGGCCTGTTTGGCTGTCTGACTAAACTGGCATGCCGCAACTACGGTATACTAAAGTTCTGGGCTTGAAAAGAACATAATTGATCAGCTAAAGGCTCCATAGAAAAATGGAGGGAAAGAACTCACCCACTCACCCCCTATTAGCCAAAGAGGAAAGAATAAAACGTAAAAATCTCCCAAATTCTTAACAAGCTGGAGTACAACTCAGAACACTAGCTTTACttgtcacaaaaaaaaaacttAGGCACCAAAAACTGGTGTCGGTAGGACAGGTTGCATATGAAGAGGAGGAGCTTGAGTCCCTCGATTGGAGCTGGTTGTACCCCTGTCCCAACTTATTAAATCTTCTTTACTTGCTGCAAATAAGACCACAGTCAAAACAAATTAATTCCTTGGCTTTGGCCAAAATGTTGTGAAGAGATATAACAGATACCGACATCTAACAGAATAAGTAGATTGCAATAACATCCATACATGTACATTCTGTTCCAGTCTTACGTCGATGGCGAAAATTTCACCTATGTCTGTGTATGGCAACGACTTGAATTTTTAATTGTCCTCTATAATGAATAGGTGAGGAAAATATACCTTTGAGAATACACTCCGTACTTGAATTGCAAATTTTAATATCAATGCTTTTCATAATATATAGATTGCTGCAATCCTCTTTCATATCGGTGAGCTCATTGATATTGTTTTCATTTTGTGTGAATTTTCTGATGTCTAACCAGATCAGAtctatgtgtaaaacatttcccacactcagagcatggaaatggtctctctcctgagtgatttctctgatgtctaacaagagctgatttacgtgtaaaacatttcccacactcagcacatggaaatggtctctcacctgtgtgagttctccgatgattaacaagatatgatttctgtttaaaacatctcccacactcagagcataaaaatggcttctcacctgtgtgccttctctgatgtatCACAAGAtcggatttctgtgtaaaacatttcccacactcagagcatggaaatggcctttcacctgtgtgacgtctctgatgtgcagcaagatctgatttctgtgtaaaacatttcccacactcagaacatggaaatggcctctcacctgtgtgagttatctgatgtctaacaagacctgatttctttttaaaacatttcctacactcagaacatggaaatggcttctcaccagtgtgacttctttcATGTATGACAAGaaatgatttatatgtaaaacattttccacacacagaacatgaaaatggcttctcacctgtgtgacttctcttatgtatgACAAGacgtgatttatatgtaaaacatttcccacacgcaGAGCATGAAAATGGTCTCTTATCTCTGTGATTTTTTAGATGTGTAACAAGATTCgacttctgtgtaaaacatttcccacattcagagcatggaaatggcttctcgcctgtgtgacttctctgatgttcaatAAAATTTGCTTtatatttaaaacatttcccacactcagagcatgaaaattgTGTCTTACTTGTGCGATTCTCCTGTGTAACAAAGACTGACTGATTATTACAGGATTTAACAAATTCAGAAGAGGGAAAGACTGTAGAATCTGTAGGAGCTGTACTATGTGTAGCAACATCTGAATTAATGTTACACTCCTCATGGTTAGCGGGAACAGATGATATATCGGCACTGTGAGgcactggatgtataattggggtaatggagtATTCTCCTCCAGAATACCATGAGATGCTCTCTTCTAATTTCAAATCTGGAAACATAGTTAGATGTCTCTCCGAGGTATTCCTGCCTCtctgtccatctgctggaagataAATATATGGAAATAattgtttcttttttattattatatataatacaaCTGCTGAACAGGTAAAACTTTAGCTTAATATGTAACACaacacatcacacagcacagtgcACAGACCTAAATACAGACACTGGCATGTAACActcctctgggctggtaacacacagcgacatgtgagggggagagcaggagtataataggggctgaaggctcctgatgtatgagatacaccagagagtggtgggaggagactggtcagatctctgggctggtaacacacagtgacatgatgtgaggaggagagcaggaatataataggggctgatggctcctgatgtatgagatacaccagagagtggtgggaggagactggtcagatctctgggctggtaacacacagtgacatgatgtgaggtggggagcaggagtataataggggctgacgttcccacactgggcagatacatttacCACATTAGTTTGATATGACAGTGGAGGGTGGAGGGGAAGAGACTTCTGTAGTGActcagcaaggagaatatgtgactcttttctgtaatatggattattactcacctgtgctgatatctgtaggaatttcctcctccttacacaactgatcacctctcacatacatctcttcttctctctctacatcttctgcctttatatcagtcacatacgtctcttcttcctctgtatcttctgcaaTATTAactgtcacatacgtctcttcttctctctttatatcttctgccttattaTCAGTCAGATCTTCACCCTAAGAAACccacaaaaagaggattttggtacttaccgataaatccatttctctaaatcctctaggggacactggagtcctatacagtaggggtgtgaagccttgaaccagaggtgtggcacaatctaaaattagcattgtctgcacagcccgcatccctcctccctcagtttgaaaaatttgactgagagaataggacatgacactatagcacatggcgaggaaccgaaccgtataaCATATCAAACAGCGCCCAAGAACTCTTGACCGAATAAGGAACACCATTTATacgaactgtttaaaacaagaacttagaacacagcaggttgacagcaccgaggcgggcgtccagtgtcccctagaggattgagagatggatttatcggtaagtaccaaaatcctcttttctctttcatccactaggggacactggagtcttatacagtaggggacgtcccaaagttatcccacagggagggagtgctgtcggtggcctgcaaaactaaacgtccaaacttagagtctccggacgcaaaggtatcaaacttgtaaaatttcgcaaacgtgtgggctgaggaccacgtcgccgctctgcaaagttgaatagtgggagcacctctggcagccgcccatgaggcacccacggaTCGGGTGGTTTGAGCACCCGTCTGTACcggaacctgtttaccacaggaaatataagcttgccgaatggcaagtcta
Proteins encoded in this region:
- the LOC135054672 gene encoding oocyte zinc finger protein XlCOF22-like isoform X1; translated protein: MDKDRSHMTDRILNLTLEIIYVLTGEDYTVVKKISSDHLTPIGCDSITVPPTHSLINERQNDQMILELTNKIIQLPTGEEGEYIEEHRGLYKDVMMKNHRPLTSLDGPSNRDTPERCPRPLYSQDCTEENHRIPQEDQGEDLTDNKAEDIKREEETYVTVNIAEDTEEEETYVTDIKAEDVEREEEMYVRGDQLCKEEEIPTDISTADGQRGRNTSERHLTMFPDLKLEESISWYSGGEYSITPIIHPVPHSADISSVPANHEECNINSDVATHSTAPTDSTVFPSSEFVKSCNNQSVFVTQENRTSKTQFSCSECGKCFKYKANFIEHQRSHTGEKPFPCSECGKCFTQKSNLVTHLKNHRDKRPFSCSACGKCFTYKSRLVIHKRSHTGEKPFSCSVCGKCFTYKSFLVIHERSHTGEKPFPCSECRKCFKKKSGLVRHQITHTGERPFPCSECGKCFTQKSDLAAHQRRHTGERPFPCSECGKCFTQKSDLVIHQRRHTGEKPFLCSECGRCFKQKSYLVNHRRTHTGERPFPCAECGKCFTRKSALVRHQRNHSGERPFPCSECGKCFTHRSDLVRHQKIHTK
- the LOC135054672 gene encoding oocyte zinc finger protein XlCOF22-like isoform X2, whose protein sequence is MDKDRSHMTDRILNLTLEIIYVLTGEDYTVVKKISSDHLTPIGCDSITVPPTHSLINERQNDQMILELTNKIIQLPTGEEGEYIEEHRGLYKDVMMKNHRPLTSLDGPSNRDTPERCPRPLYSQDCTEENHRIPQEDQGEDLTDNKAEDIKREEETYVTVNIAEDTEEEETYVTDIKAEDVEREEEMYVRGDQLCKEEEIPTDISTDGQRGRNTSERHLTMFPDLKLEESISWYSGGEYSITPIIHPVPHSADISSVPANHEECNINSDVATHSTAPTDSTVFPSSEFVKSCNNQSVFVTQENRTSKTQFSCSECGKCFKYKANFIEHQRSHTGEKPFPCSECGKCFTQKSNLVTHLKNHRDKRPFSCSACGKCFTYKSRLVIHKRSHTGEKPFSCSVCGKCFTYKSFLVIHERSHTGEKPFPCSECRKCFKKKSGLVRHQITHTGERPFPCSECGKCFTQKSDLAAHQRRHTGERPFPCSECGKCFTQKSDLVIHQRRHTGEKPFLCSECGRCFKQKSYLVNHRRTHTGERPFPCAECGKCFTRKSALVRHQRNHSGERPFPCSECGKCFTHRSDLVRHQKIHTK